In one window of Vulpes vulpes isolate BD-2025 chromosome 1, VulVul3, whole genome shotgun sequence DNA:
- the ZBTB22 gene encoding zinc finger and BTB domain-containing protein 22 — protein MEPSPLSPSGAALPLPLSLAPPPLPLPAAAVVHVSFPEVTSALLESLNQQRLQGQLCDVSIRVQGREFRAHRAVLAASSPYFHDQVLLKGMTSISLPSVMDPGAFETVLASAYTGRLSMAAADIVNFLTVGSVLQMWHIVDKCTELLREGRASATTTTITTAAATSATVPGAGVPSGSGATVVPATVGSVRSHASSRASENQSPSSSNYFSPRESTDFSSSSQEAFPASAVGSGERRGGGPVFPAPVVGSGGATSGKLLLEADELCHDGGDERGPVVPGAGLRRPTYAPPSIMPQKHWVYVKRGGNSPAPAPLVPQDPDLEEDEEEDLVLTCEDDEDEELGSGSRVPEAGGREATLSISDVRTLTEPPDKGEEQVNFCESSNDFGSYDGGGPGAGLDDSGGPTPSSYAPSHPPRPLLPLDMQGNQILVFPSSSSSSSSSSSSQAPGQPPGNQAEHGAVTLGGTSSGALGMPGGPGGTPGGTGSGDGNKIFLCHCGKAFSHKSMRDRHVNMHLNLRPFDCPVCNKKFKMKHHLTEHMKTHTGLKPYECGVCAKKFMWRDSFMRHRGHCERRHRLVGGGGGGGPGPGGPTGPTLPLKRESPGVGGGSGDEASGATPQSSRRAWSPPSVHKVEMGFGGGGGTN, from the coding sequence ATGGAGccatctcctctctctcccagtgGGGCAGcactccccctgcctctgtcactGGCTCCGcccccactgcccctgcctgCAGCTGCAGTGGTGCATGTGTCCTTTCCTGAGGTGACCAGTGCCCTTCTGGAGTCCCTCAATCAGCAGCGGCTACAGGGCCAGCTCTGCGACGTGTCCATCCGTGTGCAGGGCCGAGAGTTCAGGGCTCATCGTGCTGTCCTGGCTGCCTCCTCCCCTTACTTCCACGACCAGGTTTTACTCAAGGGCATGACCTCCATCTCGCTGCCCAGCGTCATGGACCCAGGCGCCTTCGAGACTGTCCTGGCTTCGGCTTACACTGGCCGTCTCAGCATGGCTGCTGCTGACATTGTCAACTTTCTCACGGTGGGGTCGGTGCTCCAAATGTGGCACATCGTGGATAAGTGCACTGAACTCCTCCGCGAAGGTCGGGcctcagccaccaccaccaccatcaccacagcTGCAGCCACCTCTGCCACTGTTCCTGGTGCTGGGGTCCCATCGGGGAGTGGGGCCACTGTGGTCCCTGCCACCGTGGGCTCCGTGCGCTCCCATGCCTCCAGCCGGGCCAGTGAGAATCAGTCCCCCAGCAGCAGCAACTACTTCAGCCCCCGAGAGTCCACTGATTTCTCATCTTCCTCCCAAGAGGCATTTCCAGCTTCTGCGGTGGGCAGCGGGGAGCGTCGAGGAGGTGGCCCTGTATTCCCAGCCCCTGTGGTTGGCAGTGGGGGGGCTACCTCTGGGAAGCTGCTGCTGGAGGCAGATGAGCTGTGCCATGACGGCGGGGACGAGAGGGGTCCTGTGGTTCCTGGGGCTGGGCTCCGGCGGCCCACCTACGCACCCCCCAGCATCATGCCACAGAAACACTGGGTATACGTGAAGCGGGGTGGAAATAGCCCAGCACCAGCACCCCTGGTTCCCCAAGACCCAGATCtggaagaggatgaggaggaagaccTGGTGTTGACCTGTGAGGATGATGAAGATGAAGAGCTGGGGAGTGGCTCCAGGGTTCCCGAGGCGGGAGGACGGGAGGCCACCCTTAGCATAAGTGATGTCCGCACCCTGACTGAGCCTCCAGACAAGGGAGAGGAGCAGGTCAATTTCTGCGAGTCTTCCAATGACTTTGGCTCCTATGACGGTGGGGGTCCTGGAGCAGGGCTTGATGATTCAGGGGGGCCAACCCCTTCCTCCtatgccccctcccaccctccgaGGCCCTTGCTTCCCCTGGACATGCAGGGCAACCAGATCCTGGTTTTCCCATCATCTtcgtcctcctcttcctcttcctcctcctcacaggCTCCAGGCCAGCCACCAGGGAACCAGGCTGAACacggggcggtgaccctgggggGCACGTCCTCAGGGGCCCTGGGCATGCCTGGTGGTCCTGGGGGAACCCCTGGAGGGACAGGCAGTGGGGATGGTAATAAGATCTTTTTGTGCCACTGTGGGAAGGCGTTCTCACACAAGAGCATGCGTGATCGGCACGTGAACATGCACCTCAACCTGCGGCCCTTTGACTGCCCCGTGTGCAACAAAAAGTTTAAGATGAAGCACCACCTAACGGAGCACATGAAGACACACACAGGCCTCAAACCCTACGAGTGTGGCGTCTGCGCCAAGAAGTTCATGTGGCGAGACAGCTTCATGCGCCACCGGGGACACTGTGAGCGCCGGCACCGCCtggtcgggggcgggggcgggggcgggccagGACCCGGGGGGCCCACGGGGCCAACCTTGCCCCTCAAAAGAGAGTCCCCTGGAGTGGGCGGGGGCAGCGGTGACGAGGCAAGTGGGGCCACGCCCCAGTCCAGCCGCAGGGCCTGGTCCCCACCCAGCGTCCACAAGGTGGAGATGGGCTTTGGTGGAGGTGGAGGAACAAACTGA